In one Agathobacter rectalis ATCC 33656 genomic region, the following are encoded:
- a CDS encoding response regulator transcription factor codes for MIEILIVEDEKPISDLIRLNLMKAGYSCTCAFDGMEAADILEERNFDLIILDVMLPKLNGFELMEYIKPLGIPVIFLTAKATLDDRLRGLTSGAEDYMVKPFEIVELLARVNIVLRRYNKMEQQLTFKDIAIDTKNQNVSKAGKHIELTPKEFELLELLMRNKNITLFREKIYEEIWGSEYSVESRTLDLHIQRLRKKLDIGDSLKTVFKAGYRLEE; via the coding sequence ATGATAGAAATACTAATAGTAGAAGACGAAAAACCGATATCAGACCTCATCAGATTAAATCTCATGAAAGCAGGCTATAGCTGCACCTGTGCCTTTGATGGTATGGAGGCAGCAGATATTCTGGAGGAGAGAAATTTTGACCTGATAATACTTGATGTAATGCTGCCGAAGTTAAACGGCTTTGAGCTTATGGAATACATAAAGCCGCTTGGCATACCTGTTATATTTCTCACAGCAAAAGCCACTTTAGATGACAGGCTAAGAGGTCTCACGTCCGGTGCCGAGGACTATATGGTAAAGCCATTTGAGATTGTTGAGCTTTTAGCCCGGGTAAATATAGTGCTAAGACGTTATAATAAGATGGAGCAGCAGCTCACCTTTAAGGATATAGCTATCGATACGAAAAACCAGAATGTATCAAAGGCAGGGAAGCATATAGAGCTTACACCAAAGGAATTTGAGCTGCTTGAGCTTTTGATGCGCAATAAAAATATCACACTTTTCAGAGAAAAAATATATGAAGAAATATGGGGAAGTGAGTACTCTGTCGAGTCGAGGACTCTCGATCTTCACATACAGAGACTGCGCAAAAAGCTTGATATAGGAGACAGCCTTAAAACCGTATTTAAGGCAGGATACAGGCTGGAAGAATAG
- a CDS encoding EamA family transporter: protein MWVLYAFGSAFFAGITSILAKCGIKKTDSNVATAIRTIVVLIFSWIMVFVVKAQGQITAVSAKTWIFLMLSGVATGASWLCYFKALQLGDVNRVVPIDKSSTILTIILAFIFFKEEINVLRLVCVVLIAIGTYMMITKKEISQEEQNKARGSHGWLFYAVLSAVFASFTSILGKVGIEGINSNLGTAIRTIVVLIMAWIVVFATGKQHTIKHIEKKELGFICLSGLATGGSWLCYYKALQDGLASVVVPIDKLSIVVSIVFSYFVFKEKLTIKSFTGLVLIIAGTLIMLV, encoded by the coding sequence ATGTGGGTATTATATGCATTTGGATCCGCATTTTTTGCGGGTATAACATCAATACTGGCAAAGTGTGGTATCAAAAAAACTGATTCAAACGTAGCAACTGCAATCAGGACAATTGTAGTTTTGATTTTTTCATGGATTATGGTATTTGTGGTTAAAGCGCAGGGGCAGATTACAGCTGTGTCAGCAAAGACATGGATATTTCTGATGCTTTCAGGAGTCGCTACCGGAGCCTCATGGCTCTGTTATTTTAAAGCACTCCAGCTTGGCGATGTAAACAGAGTGGTGCCGATTGATAAATCAAGCACAATACTGACCATTATACTTGCATTTATCTTTTTTAAAGAGGAGATAAACGTACTCAGGCTGGTATGTGTGGTGCTTATAGCAATTGGAACGTATATGATGATCACCAAAAAGGAGATATCACAGGAAGAGCAGAATAAGGCCAGGGGTTCCCATGGATGGCTGTTTTATGCAGTGCTGTCTGCTGTTTTTGCCAGCTTCACCTCAATACTGGGAAAGGTCGGCATAGAGGGAATCAATTCTAATCTGGGAACTGCAATAAGGACGATAGTGGTGCTTATTATGGCTTGGATAGTGGTATTTGCCACAGGAAAACAGCACACCATAAAGCATATAGAGAAAAAAGAGCTTGGCTTTATCTGCCTTTCGGGACTTGCAACAGGCGGCTCATGGCTTTGCTATTACAAGGCACTGCAGGACGGACTTGCGAGTGTCGTAGTGCCTATAGATAAGCTGAGCATAGTTGTGTCAATTGTGTTTTCATATTTCGTATTTAAGGAAAAGCTGACGATTAAATCCTTTACAGGACTGGTGCTCATCATAGCAGGAACATTGATTATGCTGGTTTAA
- the bioB gene encoding biotin synthase BioB — translation MDPITLAQEIIDGRRITRDDDLSFFLTCDLDELCKGADMIREKFIGDKVDLCSIINGRSGKCPEDCKYCAQSAHNHTNCEVYDFLPEEKILEACRMNEREGVDRFSIVTAGKALTGEEFDKAIHAYETMKRECKIDLCASMGFLSAEQLHRLHEAGVSSYHHNIETSKRNFPNICTTHTYDMKIETLKKVKAEGMYACSGGIIGMGETWEDRLDMAVSLAEVGVDSIPLNALMPIAGTPLEGLEHISEPDILRTVSFFRYINPKADIRLGAGRALLTNDGELAFKSGASATITGNMLTTVACATIRSDKEMLEGMGRNVTPEYMK, via the coding sequence ATGGATCCAATAACACTGGCACAGGAGATAATAGACGGAAGAAGAATCACAAGGGATGATGACCTATCATTTTTCCTTACATGTGATTTAGACGAGCTGTGTAAGGGCGCAGATATGATCAGGGAGAAGTTTATCGGTGACAAGGTAGATTTGTGCTCGATAATAAACGGAAGAAGCGGAAAATGCCCTGAGGACTGCAAATACTGTGCGCAGTCAGCACATAATCATACAAATTGTGAGGTTTATGATTTTTTACCTGAGGAAAAGATACTTGAGGCTTGCAGGATGAATGAGAGAGAGGGTGTAGACCGTTTCTCGATAGTTACAGCGGGAAAAGCGCTGACAGGTGAGGAATTTGACAAGGCAATACATGCATATGAGACTATGAAAAGAGAGTGTAAGATTGATTTATGTGCATCAATGGGCTTTCTTTCAGCAGAGCAGCTTCACAGACTGCACGAGGCAGGTGTCAGCAGCTATCACCACAATATAGAGACCTCAAAGCGTAATTTCCCCAATATATGCACCACACATACCTATGATATGAAGATTGAGACGCTTAAAAAGGTGAAGGCAGAGGGCATGTATGCGTGCTCAGGCGGCATCATCGGAATGGGTGAGACCTGGGAGGACAGGCTTGATATGGCAGTAAGCCTTGCAGAGGTAGGAGTGGATTCCATTCCGCTTAATGCGCTTATGCCGATTGCAGGCACTCCGCTTGAGGGACTTGAGCATATCAGTGAGCCTGATATACTGCGTACAGTGTCATTTTTCAGATATATAAATCCAAAGGCTGACATACGTCTCGGAGCCGGAAGAGCGCTGCTTACAAATGACGGAGAGCTTGCATTCAAGTCGGGAGCATCAGCCACAATTACAGGAAACATGCTTACGACAGTAGCGTGTGCCACAATCAGAAGTGACAAGGAAATGCTTGAGGGCATGGGCAGGAATGTGACACCTGAGTACATGAAATAA
- a CDS encoding fructose-bisphosphatase class III, which produces MYNDKGNTKYLKLLKQNYSSSQDVIREIVNLSAIINLPKGTEFFLSDIHGEYEAFLHIMNNCSGVIKEKVDLIFKDTISDYDRQELCTLIYYPREKMALLDEQGKIDSDWYAMTLNQLILVAKLLSSKYTRSKVRKALPEEYAYIIDELLHAQEDEDANQVRYHKQILKTIIDLEDADEFIIALSALIKRLAVDHLHIVGDVFDRGGSADKILDLLYDYHSLDIEWGNHDILWMGAACGNDACICNVIRNNLKYNNVEILENAYGISLRQLMLFGMKTYGIEDGIEAARAAITVMLFKLEGQLILAHPEYEMGNRLMLDRLDELQDVGVDRKRFPTVDDERPYALSDEETVIMRKLHRQFVTGQRLHKHVRFLYDKGGMYNVYNGNLLYHGCVPVDSNGAFDKLYIDGEFYHGRALLDKCDEKARAAYVDNPYKDDVDFMWFLWGGEKSPLCGRRLKTFEMEYVTDKSMWEEPSNPYYSRYYDKSFCCQILHEFGLYDDDAHIINGHTPVHAIEGENPVRANGKLFVIDGGFCRAMNKKTGIAGYTLIYNSHGLRLKAHTPFTSVEDALINNTDIETSSEVEENDKRRMLVKDTDIGKRLIGEIDDLHKLLENYRRL; this is translated from the coding sequence ATGTACAACGATAAAGGTAATACAAAATATCTGAAGCTTTTAAAACAAAATTATTCATCAAGTCAGGATGTAATCAGGGAGATAGTCAATCTTTCTGCGATTATAAACCTGCCAAAGGGCACGGAGTTTTTCCTGAGTGATATACATGGCGAGTATGAGGCTTTTTTACATATCATGAACAACTGCTCAGGTGTGATAAAGGAAAAGGTGGATTTGATTTTCAAGGATACGATTTCTGATTATGACAGACAGGAGCTTTGCACGCTCATATACTATCCAAGAGAGAAAATGGCCCTGCTTGATGAACAGGGCAAGATAGACAGTGACTGGTATGCTATGACGTTAAATCAGCTTATACTTGTCGCAAAGCTGCTCTCATCAAAGTACACCAGGTCGAAGGTCAGAAAGGCTCTGCCTGAGGAATATGCGTACATTATCGATGAGCTTTTGCATGCGCAGGAGGATGAGGATGCAAACCAGGTCAGATATCACAAGCAGATATTAAAGACTATAATTGATTTGGAGGATGCGGATGAGTTTATAATCGCTTTGTCTGCACTGATTAAGAGGCTTGCTGTTGACCATCTGCACATTGTGGGAGATGTATTTGACAGAGGAGGAAGCGCGGATAAGATTCTCGATCTGCTTTATGATTATCACTCGCTTGATATTGAGTGGGGCAATCACGACATTCTCTGGATGGGTGCGGCATGTGGAAATGATGCATGTATATGTAATGTCATCCGCAACAATCTTAAATACAACAATGTGGAAATTCTTGAGAATGCCTACGGAATAAGCTTACGACAGCTAATGCTGTTTGGCATGAAAACATATGGTATAGAGGATGGAATTGAGGCTGCAAGGGCGGCCATCACAGTAATGCTTTTTAAGCTTGAGGGGCAGCTTATACTTGCACATCCCGAGTATGAGATGGGAAACAGGCTGATGCTTGACAGGCTGGACGAGCTGCAGGATGTAGGAGTGGACAGAAAGCGCTTTCCAACCGTTGATGATGAGAGACCCTACGCACTAAGTGACGAGGAGACTGTCATCATGAGAAAGCTGCACAGACAGTTTGTGACAGGACAGCGCCTGCACAAGCATGTCAGATTTTTGTATGATAAGGGCGGCATGTACAATGTATACAATGGCAACCTGCTCTATCATGGCTGTGTTCCGGTTGATAGCAACGGAGCCTTTGATAAGCTGTATATTGATGGTGAATTTTATCACGGAAGGGCGTTGCTTGACAAATGTGATGAGAAGGCAAGGGCTGCGTATGTGGACAATCCTTATAAGGATGATGTGGACTTTATGTGGTTTTTGTGGGGAGGAGAAAAATCACCGCTGTGCGGCAGAAGGCTTAAGACCTTTGAGATGGAATATGTTACAGACAAGAGCATGTGGGAAGAGCCTTCTAACCCATATTACAGCAGGTATTACGATAAGAGCTTCTGCTGTCAGATACTGCACGAGTTCGGGCTGTATGATGATGATGCGCATATCATAAATGGACATACACCGGTTCACGCAATAGAGGGAGAGAACCCTGTCAGGGCCAATGGCAAGCTGTTTGTGATAGATGGAGGCTTCTGCCGTGCGATGAACAAGAAAACCGGTATCGCCGGCTATACACTGATTTACAATTCACATGGTCTAAGGCTCAAGGCACACACGCCTTTTACATCGGTGGAGGATGCCCTGATAAATAATACTGACATAGAGACATCATCAGAGGTCGAGGAAAATGATAAGAGACGTATGCTTGTGAAGGATACCGATATAGGGAAGAGGCTTATTGGAGAGATTGATGATCTGCACAAGCTTCTTGAGAACTACAGGAGGCTGTAG
- a CDS encoding sensor histidine kinase: MKFRYKVLFTNLILLSLGLGLVGYLMIHKNFELAKQTQLKNAIVQNNLVQSSVEYELLQLLNSVSDNSETSNNNTDNNNAEKSSISASSIAAQLPQIGSRVSSSVRSRDSFFYIYFDGEKVYTDDKSDARISDTLFKNLTTGNKNYVIKEESQKHYIYVTSQSVINEKNLWIVSKCDASEAYTLLDEQINYFRLIIIVILIAESAAMYFISRYMTKPLEKLNHVSEEIAQGDYATRVNVKSHDEIGLLAQKFNIMAQAVSDHVDELNDMVHRREQFVADFTHEIKTPMTSIIGYADTMRSLELPREEQMMALGYIFSEGKRLESMSQKLFELIYLRRHDIEKARVHMADLCAEVVKVVEPAYENRHLTIETEIEDTVLTVNRELLVTALVNLMDNARKASEEGQQVEVTGKFVDNMACNIPKDKTDIGEAESADDRKCTRAYEICIIDHGIGMTKEQAERICDEFYMADKSRARKEGGAGIGMSLVAIILEHHNAVLSVESEPGCGTTMRILLPW; the protein is encoded by the coding sequence ATGAAATTCAGGTACAAGGTATTGTTCACAAACTTAATACTGCTTTCACTTGGACTGGGGCTGGTGGGATACCTCATGATACACAAGAATTTTGAGCTGGCGAAGCAGACACAGCTTAAAAACGCTATTGTGCAGAATAATCTGGTACAGTCCTCTGTGGAGTATGAGCTTTTGCAGCTTTTAAATTCAGTTTCCGATAATTCTGAAACTTCGAACAATAATACAGATAACAATAATGCAGAAAAGAGCAGCATTTCCGCATCATCAATAGCCGCGCAACTTCCGCAGATCGGAAGCCGTGTAAGCAGCAGTGTGCGCTCAAGGGATTCATTTTTCTACATATATTTTGATGGTGAAAAAGTATATACAGATGACAAAAGTGATGCAAGGATAAGTGATACACTTTTTAAAAATCTCACAACAGGAAACAAAAACTATGTGATAAAAGAAGAATCCCAAAAGCACTATATCTATGTTACATCGCAGAGTGTGATAAATGAAAAAAATCTCTGGATAGTAAGTAAATGCGATGCATCAGAGGCGTATACACTGCTTGATGAGCAGATAAACTATTTCAGGCTGATAATAATAGTCATATTGATTGCAGAGTCGGCAGCAATGTATTTTATCAGCAGGTACATGACAAAGCCGCTCGAGAAGCTTAACCATGTCAGCGAGGAAATAGCGCAGGGGGATTATGCCACAAGGGTAAACGTAAAAAGTCATGATGAGATAGGGCTTCTTGCGCAGAAATTTAATATCATGGCGCAGGCAGTATCGGATCATGTAGACGAGCTTAACGATATGGTGCACAGGCGTGAGCAGTTTGTAGCGGATTTTACACACGAGATAAAAACCCCTATGACGTCGATCATTGGATATGCAGACACGATGCGTTCACTGGAGCTTCCGAGAGAGGAGCAGATGATGGCGCTTGGATATATCTTTTCGGAGGGAAAACGTCTGGAGAGCATGTCGCAGAAGCTTTTTGAGCTGATATATCTGCGCCGGCATGATATTGAAAAAGCGCGGGTTCATATGGCAGATCTTTGTGCAGAGGTGGTAAAGGTTGTTGAGCCTGCATACGAAAACAGGCATCTTACTATAGAAACAGAGATAGAGGATACTGTGCTGACCGTGAATAGAGAGCTTTTGGTTACAGCACTTGTCAATCTGATGGATAATGCAAGGAAAGCGTCAGAAGAAGGTCAGCAGGTTGAGGTTACAGGAAAATTTGTGGACAATATGGCTTGTAATATACCTAAAGATAAAACGGATATAGGCGAAGCCGAATCAGCAGATGACAGGAAATGCACGAGGGCATATGAAATATGCATAATCGATCACGGAATCGGAATGACTAAGGAACAGGCAGAAAGAATTTGTGATGAGTTTTATATGGCAGACAAATCCAGAGCCAGAAAAGAGGGCGGTGCCGGAATCGGAATGTCGCTTGTGGCAATCATTTTAGAGCACCATAATGCAGTACTTTCAGTGGAAAGTGAACCCGGATGCGGAACAACGATGAGGATTTTGCTTCCGTGGTAA